Within Deinococcota bacterium, the genomic segment GCCGCTGTGGGCGGACCAACTTCCCTGACGGTGACCGGCACAAGTGGAAGCCTGCGTTCAGAAGCTAACTTAAGCCTCAGCGTTACGAGCCCGCTAGCGCCCACGGTCATCATCACTCCAGACGCGGCGGCGGTTACTGCTGGCGGTCCAGCGGTAAGCTTCACCGCCACCGCCACCAGCAGCAGCAGCGCGGTGACGTGGTCGCTGTCCGGTCCCGGCAGCATTGCCCCCAAGACCGGCCTCACCACCCTCTACACCCCGCCCGCCGGCGTTACGAGCAGCACCACCTCCACCCTCACCGCCGCCCTTGCGGGCACGGACATAACCAGCACAGCCACCCTCACCATCGACCCTCCCTCCATCGACCCTCCCGCCATAAGCCTCACCGTCGACCCAGCCATCCAACCCCCCGTCGCCGCCCTGCCCGGCTTCGAGGACGGCAAGCCGCGCCCGGTAGCGGCAGTGACCGGCGACGACAGCAGCCAAGCCGAGTTTGTGGCGAACGAAGTCTGGCTCCAGTCCGACGACGACGCGCAGGTGCAGGCGTTCGTGGCGCGCTGGAACGGGACGGTGCTGAAGACCTTCGACCCGAGCGGGGCCGCGGTGAGCGGCCTGCCCAAGCAGCACCTCATCCGCATAGACGCCTCGGCTGCGGACACGTCGCGGCTCGCGCAAGACCTGCGGGCGCTCCACCTGGCGCTCGAGCCGACCGCGACCACGGCGACCGGGGGCTACAAGGTCTCGAGCCAGGCTGGCCTCGACCTCATCGCCGCTGCCAGCGCTGAAGCCGCAGATGGGCTCGACGTCGGCATGAACTGGGTCGGCAGCGGGGCACAGTTCCGCGACAGAACCTCGCTGGAAGCGCCGAGCGGCCCTGCTCTCGCCGGTGTCGCCTACACCCCGGACGCCTTCCGCTGGCCTTCGCACAGCTCGGGCTCCGCAAGCGTGCAAGACATCGGCGTGGCCGAGGCGTGGCGGGCGCTGGATTTGGCCGGGAAGCTCGGCAACCGCGTCAAGCTGGCCGTGCTCGACATGGGCTTTCAGCCCGACGCCGATTGGCAGGGCGGCTATATCGCGCGGACCAACGTTCCCTTGACAAACGCCATCGGCACGAAGAACCTGCTCTCCTGTAGCGGTGGCAACACTTGCCCCTGGCACGGCACGCAGGTCGTCAGCGCGGCGATGGGGCTGCCGGACAACCAGTACGGCGCTGCCGGCCCTGCCGGGCCGGTTGCCCAGCCCGTCATCGTGTTTACGCTCTACGACTTCTTCACCTCGATGAGGGCCCTGTTCGACGCGGGCACCGCCGGGGCCAAAATCGCCAACATGAGTTACGGCGCGCCCGTGCCCTGGTACGCGGCCTGGAGCGTCTTGCCCTTCGAGGCGACGACGGCGGCGCTTCGCACGACGGGAATGCTGCTGTTCGCGGCGGCGGGCAACGAGGGCAAGAACGTGGACGCCGAAGGCTGCACCCTCGGGGTGTGCTGGGAGCGGACCTGGCACACCCCCTGCGAGAACGCGGGCGTCATTTGCGTCGGCGGCCTGGGCGGCAACTCCAAGAACCGGGCAAGTGGTTCAAACTACGGCGGCGATCAGGTGGACATCTTCGCGCCTTACACGCTCTGGCTCGGCCCCGACCCCGCCTCGCCCGGCAACCAGGTCCAGGTGTTGAGCGGCACCAGCTTCTCGTCGCCTTTTGCCGCTGGCGTCGCGGCGCTCATCTGGGCGGCGAACCCAGGGCTCAGCGCGGGCGCGGTCGAAGACATCCTCATGAACACGGCGCACCCCAGCCCCGACCCCAACGTGGGGCGCTACGTCAACGCGCTCGGCGCGGTCCGGGCCGCGCTCGGCAACGTGCCGCCCAGCATCACCCTCGGCGCCAGCGGAGATGTGCCCCTCAACGTCGAGCTGTCGCTCAGCGCCGAGGTGCAAGACTTCGAAGACGCCTTCCCCTGCTGTACCGTGAGATGGACCTCGGATGTGGACGGTCCGCTCGGCAGCGGCTACAGCGTCACCCGCACCTTCACGACCTTGGGTAAGCGCATCATCACCGTCACCGCGACGGACAGCGGCGGCGCGACCACCACCGAACGCATGACGCTCAACGTCGTCAACAACGCGCCAGATGTGACCCTTAGCAAACCGCTCGAGGGCGACGAGGTCTTTCGCAGCGCCAGCGTGGTGCTGCGCGGTCGGGCGAGCGACCGCAACGAGCCGCAGGAACAGCTCGCCTGCAGCCGCCTCGTCTGGACCAGCAGCGTGGCCGGCGACCCCTTCCCGGTGACGGGCTGCGAGGCCGAAGTCGTGTTCGCCACGAATGGCCCGCGCACCCTGACGCTCACCGCGACCGATCCGCAGGGCTCGAGCGACACCGCGACCGTGAGCATCAGCGTGGTGGAGCCGCCGCCCAACCTGCCGCCCTTCGTGCAGATCTCGAGCCCCGAAGACCACGCCCAGGTGCGCACCGACGAGCCCCTCACCCTCTCGGGGACGGCGACCGACCCCGAAGGCGCGACCGAGTTGAGCTACCAGTGGACGGTCAAGCTCTTTGACAACGCGCCCATCGTCGTCGGCAACGCGCCCACCGTAGAGTGGACGCCCAACGACACCTATGACTTCAGCGGCGCGGGCACCTACACCGTGCAGGTGAGACTCAACGTCACCGACCCAGAGGGCAATACCGGCACGGATGTCATCGT encodes:
- a CDS encoding S8 family serine peptidase, with the translated sequence MKPTRTLIPGMLLALMLSACSGSTPGSFTLSLPNPELTVQQGSSAEVTLSVTSSDGFDAPVTVTLANPPVGISAAPLTIPAGAASGTLTLAAGNDAAVGGPTSLTVTGTSGSLRSEANLSLSVTSPLAPTVIITPDAAAVTAGGPAVSFTATATSSSSAVTWSLSGPGSIAPKTGLTTLYTPPAGVTSSTTSTLTAALAGTDITSTATLTIDPPSIDPPAISLTVDPAIQPPVAALPGFEDGKPRPVAAVTGDDSSQAEFVANEVWLQSDDDAQVQAFVARWNGTVLKTFDPSGAAVSGLPKQHLIRIDASAADTSRLAQDLRALHLALEPTATTATGGYKVSSQAGLDLIAAASAEAADGLDVGMNWVGSGAQFRDRTSLEAPSGPALAGVAYTPDAFRWPSHSSGSASVQDIGVAEAWRALDLAGKLGNRVKLAVLDMGFQPDADWQGGYIARTNVPLTNAIGTKNLLSCSGGNTCPWHGTQVVSAAMGLPDNQYGAAGPAGPVAQPVIVFTLYDFFTSMRALFDAGTAGAKIANMSYGAPVPWYAAWSVLPFEATTAALRTTGMLLFAAAGNEGKNVDAEGCTLGVCWERTWHTPCENAGVICVGGLGGNSKNRASGSNYGGDQVDIFAPYTLWLGPDPASPGNQVQVLSGTSFSSPFAAGVAALIWAANPGLSAGAVEDILMNTAHPSPDPNVGRYVNALGAVRAALGNVPPSITLGASGDVPLNVELSLSAEVQDFEDAFPCCTVRWTSDVDGPLGSGYSVTRTFTTLGKRIITVTATDSGGATTTERMTLNVVNNAPDVTLSKPLEGDEVFRSASVVLRGRASDRNEPQEQLACSRLVWTSSVAGDPFPVTGCEAEVVFATNGPRTLTLTATDPQGSSDTATVSISVVEPPPNLPPFVQISSPEDHAQVRTDEPLTLSGTATDPEGATELSYQWTVKLFDNAPIVVGNAPTVEWTPNDTYDFSGAGTYTVQVRLNVTDPEGNTGTDVIVLEWLIIL